The nucleotide sequence ATAGCTGTTCCTGATCCTCGATCACACCGCTCAGCAGCCCCAGCGCACCTTCGCGCGCAGCAAAGCCGCCTTTGTCAGATTTTGAACGCGGTTGATCCGTCATGCCTTGTCTCCTTCAGCTTGCGCCGTATATCAGGAGCTATGAGCAAAGAGCCAGATAAAGACTTGCCTCCCGCCGCGAAACGCGCCCTTGCCGAGGCAGAAGCCCGACGCAAAGCTGCGAAGGCGCTGGACCTGCCCACCGAGCTAGGCGGCAGGGACGGTCCGGAACCCGTGCGCTACGGGGATTGGGAAAAGAAGGGGATAGCGGTCGACTTTTGACCGGTTACCGCAGTGTCAGGTCGGCATATTGCCCGGTGCCTTTGTCAGACGTAAATCTGATCTTGTTGCCATGAACCTTCACCTCTTGGCAGTTCGGCCCAAGGTCTTTTTTCCCCCAGAATAACGAGCGGCAAAAGTAGCCGTTTTGCCATTTCCACTCGCCCTTCACACCAAATCCGTAGGCCCTGCCCTTGATTTGACCGCCAGGTGTCACGTTCACCGTGATGCCCGTCAGCTTCAGATCCTTGCCGCTGACAATTTCCACAAACTGGTTGCGGGTGGTCACTTTCTCGAATGCGAACGCACCAAAGGGCGCAGAGACAGCGACAACAAATGCGGCAAGCGCATTCAATGAATTGTTGGTTGGCATGACAGATTCTCCAGTGGCGTATCTGGTATACGTGGCGAAATCTGATTCAGTTTCAAATTTCTCTGAAGAAATTTCTCAGATCGCGAGAACGTCCATCATATCGTAGGACCCGGGCCCCTTGTCCTGCCCCCAAAGAGCCGCCCTCAGAGCACCCCGCGCAAAGATTGAACGATCCGTCGCAATATGGCGCAGCACGATACGTTCTCCGGCGGCAGCAAACATGACGTCATGCTCTCCGACAATGTCACCGCCACGGATTGCGGTGAAACCGATATCGCCGCGCTTGCGCGCGCCGGTGATGCCGTCGCGCCCGCTATCACGCACATCTTCCAGCGCCACACCGCGCCCCTCAGCTGCAGCTTCGCCGAACATCAGAGCGGTCCCCGAGGGGGCGTCAACTTTGTGGTGATGGTGCCCTTCAATAATCTCGATGTCGAAATCCTCGTCCAGCGCCTGGGCAACCATCTTTGTCAGTTTCGACAGCAAGTTCACCCCGAGGCTCATGTTGCCGGCACGGATGATCGGCGCATGGCGCGCGGCGGCATCAATCTTGGCAATATGTGATGCGTCGAAACCCGTCGTACCGATGACATGGACCGCGCGCGCTTGGGCCGCCAGCTCGGCATGGGCCACCGAGGAGTCAGGCGAAGTGAAATCAATGATAGCCTGCGCATCTTTCACCACGTCAATGGCATCCGATACGACTGGCACGCCCAAATCGCTACCGCCCATGCAGGCGCCAAGATCGCGGCCGACCCAGTCATGGCCGTCCCGCTCCGTCACGCCAATCAACCGGCACTTGTCGGAGGCCTGCACGGTTTTGATCAGCATCTGCCCCATGCGGCCCGATGCGCCTGTGATGACAATACCTGGCAAATTGGTCATTGCGTGCTCCCGAATAAAAGTTGGACAGGATGTAGGACCCATTGCAAGGCGCAGGCAAGGGGCTTAAGTGGCGACACATGGCAAAGAACAAGAAATTCTCGGGCGGCGGTGCGTCGCAAAGGCAGCTGCGGGTCGGTGAATTGATCCGCCGGACCCTGTCAGAGGTCCTGATCCGCGGTGACGTGCATGACCCCGACCTGAACCGCATGTCGATCACCGTATCGGAGGTGCGTGTGACCCCCGATTTGTCGATCGCGACCGCCTACGTGCTGCCCTTGGGCGGCAAAGGCAAGGACGAGGCGATCGCGTCGCTAGCCGCCAACAAGGGCGAGCTGCGCAGGCTACTGTCCAAGGAGATGACCACCAAGCATACGCCGGATTTGCGGTTTGTTTTGGATGAGACGTTTGATCGGATGGACGAGACCAACCGCCTGCTGAGCGACGAGACGGTGCGCAAGGACGTCTCGGCACCGAGCGATGAAGCCTAGCCTGTTAACTTTTCTTCTGGCCTGGGCGTTCAGCACCGCGCTGCATGCGGACACCTGCCGGCAAGTGGACCACCTGGGCGACCAGTACACCATTTGCACGACCACCGACCCCACCCGCATCGTCCTGGAACTGCTGGACGAGGACGGCACGGTCATTGGCGACTTCGAGGCGCTGGACAGACTGCTTGCGGCCAAGGGGGAAACGCTGTCCTTCGCGATGAATGGCGGCATGTACCATGACGACCGCCGCGCCGTCGGCCTGTTCATCAACGAGCAAGGCCAGCAACAGTCGCTGATGACGCGCGAAGGTCCCGGAAATTTCGGGCTGCTGCCAAACGGGCTGTTCTGTGTGACCGGCAACACGGCCTATATCTTCGAAAGCCGCGCGTTTGAGCGCGACCCAACGGACTGCCGCATCGCGACACAGTCGGGGCCCATGCTGGTTATTGACGGGCAGCTGCACCCAAAGTTCTTGCCCGACAGCCCGTCGAAGAAATGGCGCAATGGTGTGGGCGTCGATGCGGCAGGCGCGGTGCATTTCGCGATCTCGGACAACGCCGTCAGGTTTCACGACTTCGCCACGCTGTTTCGCGATGTGCTGAACGCGCCCAATGCCCTCTTTCTGGATGGCACCATTTCGCGAATGCATGCGCCAAGCCTGGGCCGCTCGGACCGCGGCGCGCGAATGGGACCGATCCTTGGCGTTGTCACAAGGGATTGACCTGACAGGGCACCGCAGATAGCACGCCCGCCTTACCTGCTGAAAAGGATCATCAACCGTGGCACGCCGCAAAAAAGGACGCGATATTTCTGGCTGGCTGGTGGTCGACAAACCGGCGGGCATCAGCTCCAACAATGTGGTGGGCAAGGTTCGGTGGGCATTCAACGCCAACAAGGCGGGCCACGCGGGCACCTTGGACCCGGACGCGACCGGCATTCTGGCCGTGGCGCTGGGAGAGGCCACAAAGACCGTCCCCTACATCACCGAAGCGCTGAAGGCTTACGACTTCACCATCCGTCTGGGAGAGGCCACAAACACCGATGATCAGGAAGGGGAGGTCGTTGCGACCTCGGAACTCCGGCCGTCAGATGACGACATCAAAGTGGCACTGGCGCCATTTCAAGGCGACATCTTTCAAGTGCCGCCAAAATTCTCCGCCGTTAAGGTGGATGGCAAACGCGCCTATGCGCTGTCTCGTGGCGGTGAAGATGTGTCGCTGGAACCACGCCCGCTTTATGTCGACGAACTATCCTTCGTGAACCGGCCGGATGCGGATCATGTGACCTTGCATATGGTGTGCGGCAAGGGGGGCTACGTCCGGTCCATCGCGCGCGATCTGGGGGAGGCCTTGGGATGTCTCGGCCACGTCCGCGAATTGCGCCGCGTCTGGTCCGGCCCGTTCGAGCTGGAAGATGCCGTCACACTGGACAAAATCGACGAGCTGGCCAAAACGCCAGAGCTGGATGCGCTGTTATTGCCCCTGGAAACCGGGTTGGCGGATTTGCCGGAGCTTCCAACCACGCAGGATGCCGCTGCGAAACTGCGCAATGGCAATCCCGGCATGGTGCTGGCTTCTGATGTTGAATACGGAGACGAGGCATGGGCGTCGCTAAGCGGCACCGCCGTTGCCGTAGGCCGCTACAAAGCCGGTGAATTGCACCCTAGCCGCGTTTTCAAGGCATAAATCGCGTACAAGGCCCTCGATTATTACATATTGGTGCATGGACGCACGAATTATAGTGCATCATGTTAGAGAAATTGCCACCAAAAGCGCCAATTGTTACAAAATCGCACATAATTGGCAGCGGCTGATAAGCTCCTCGTGAGGTGGGTATCCCCGCCGCGCACCGCCTGTGTAGAACTGCGTCCAACAAACATATTCATCCAAGGACGCAGACACATGACACGCACCAACATCTGGACCATTCTCACCGCAGGCGCACTTGCGACGCTTGCCTTCGATCTCTTCGGGCAGGGGCTGGCCCCGCTGGCGGGCTTTGCCAAGCTGGCGCCGGTCGGCCTTGCGCAGGCCACCATCAAGACGGTGTTTGGCGCGGCGCCGAAAGGCATTGGCGACATCGTTCATATCGTCAACGGGCTGCTGATCTATTCGTTGGGCTACGTGTTGGTCGCCCGCCCCATTCAACAGAAAATCCTTCCATCGCTGCCGTGGCTCGTCACGGCCGTGGTCTACGGCATCGGCCTGTGGATCTTCGCGCTTTACGGCGTTGCGCATCTGATCGCCGGCAACAAGCCGTTCCTTGGCTGGACCGGCATCACCTGGGTCGCCCTGTGGGGTCATATCCTCTACGCGGTTGTCTTGGCGGCGGTGATTGAACTGAAGCCCCGCACCCAATCGATGGGCACCGCTGCTGCCTGACACTTGCCCCCCGGATCATGGCCTGCCACAACGCGGGCCA is from uncultured Litoreibacter sp. and encodes:
- the dapB gene encoding 4-hydroxy-tetrahydrodipicolinate reductase; amino-acid sequence: MTNLPGIVITGASGRMGQMLIKTVQASDKCRLIGVTERDGHDWVGRDLGACMGGSDLGVPVVSDAIDVVKDAQAIIDFTSPDSSVAHAELAAQARAVHVIGTTGFDASHIAKIDAAARHAPIIRAGNMSLGVNLLSKLTKMVAQALDEDFDIEIIEGHHHHKVDAPSGTALMFGEAAAEGRGVALEDVRDSGRDGITGARKRGDIGFTAIRGGDIVGEHDVMFAAAGERIVLRHIATDRSIFARGALRAALWGQDKGPGSYDMMDVLAI
- the rbfA gene encoding 30S ribosome-binding factor RbfA, whose protein sequence is MAKNKKFSGGGASQRQLRVGELIRRTLSEVLIRGDVHDPDLNRMSITVSEVRVTPDLSIATAYVLPLGGKGKDEAIASLAANKGELRRLLSKEMTTKHTPDLRFVLDETFDRMDETNRLLSDETVRKDVSAPSDEA
- a CDS encoding dihydrodipicolinate reductase, which translates into the protein MPTNNSLNALAAFVVAVSAPFGAFAFEKVTTRNQFVEIVSGKDLKLTGITVNVTPGGQIKGRAYGFGVKGEWKWQNGYFCRSLFWGKKDLGPNCQEVKVHGNKIRFTSDKGTGQYADLTLR
- a CDS encoding DUF1674 domain-containing protein, whose translation is MSKEPDKDLPPAAKRALAEAEARRKAAKALDLPTELGGRDGPEPVRYGDWEKKGIAVDF
- a CDS encoding phosphodiester glycosidase family protein, encoding MKPSLLTFLLAWAFSTALHADTCRQVDHLGDQYTICTTTDPTRIVLELLDEDGTVIGDFEALDRLLAAKGETLSFAMNGGMYHDDRRAVGLFINEQGQQQSLMTREGPGNFGLLPNGLFCVTGNTAYIFESRAFERDPTDCRIATQSGPMLVIDGQLHPKFLPDSPSKKWRNGVGVDAAGAVHFAISDNAVRFHDFATLFRDVLNAPNALFLDGTISRMHAPSLGRSDRGARMGPILGVVTRD
- the truB gene encoding tRNA pseudouridine(55) synthase TruB, whose translation is MARRKKGRDISGWLVVDKPAGISSNNVVGKVRWAFNANKAGHAGTLDPDATGILAVALGEATKTVPYITEALKAYDFTIRLGEATNTDDQEGEVVATSELRPSDDDIKVALAPFQGDIFQVPPKFSAVKVDGKRAYALSRGGEDVSLEPRPLYVDELSFVNRPDADHVTLHMVCGKGGYVRSIARDLGEALGCLGHVRELRRVWSGPFELEDAVTLDKIDELAKTPELDALLLPLETGLADLPELPTTQDAAAKLRNGNPGMVLASDVEYGDEAWASLSGTAVAVGRYKAGELHPSRVFKA